A single region of the Bos mutus isolate GX-2022 chromosome 17, NWIPB_WYAK_1.1, whole genome shotgun sequence genome encodes:
- the MTFP1 gene encoding mitochondrial fission process protein 1 has translation MSEPLSRGAERDLFRDTWVRYLGYANEVGEAFRSLVPAAVVWLSYGVSSSYVLADAIDKGKKARDVPGPEAGRSSRVTVAVVDTFVWQALASVAIPGFTINRVCAASLYILSTATRWPLAVRKWTTTTLGLLAIPVIIHPIDRSVDFLLDSSLRKLYPSVEKPSSS, from the exons GTGGGTGCGGTACCTGG GCTACGCCAATGAGGTGGGGGAGGCCTTCCGCTCCCTGGTGCCGGCAGCTGTCGTGTGGCTGAGCTACGGTGTGTCCAGCTCCTACGTGCTGGCCGATGCCATTGACAAGGGCAAGAAAGCCAGAGAT GTACCGGGCCCTGAGGCAGGCCGCAGCAGCAGGGTGACCGTGGCCGTGGTGGACACCTTTGTGTGGCAGGCTCTGGCCTCTGTGGCCATCCCAGGCTTCACTATCAACCGCGTGTGTGCGGCCTCCCTCTACATCCTGAGCACTGCCACCCGCTGGCCTCTGGCTGTCCGCAAGTGGACCACCACCACACTGGGGCTGCTCGCCATCCCCGTCATCATCCACCCCATCGACAG GTCGGTGGACTTCCTCCTGGACTCCAGCCTGCGCAAGCTCTACCCCTCAGTGGAGAAGCCCAGCTCCTCCTGA